A DNA window from Pongo abelii isolate AG06213 chromosome 2, NHGRI_mPonAbe1-v2.0_pri, whole genome shotgun sequence contains the following coding sequences:
- the GMPPB gene encoding mannose-1-phosphate guanyltransferase beta isoform X3: protein MKALILVGGYGTRLRPLTLSTPKPLVDFCNKPILLHQVEALAAAGVDHVILAVSYMSQVLEKEMKAQEQRLGIRISMSHEEEPLGTAGPLALARDLLSETADPFFVLNSDVICDFPFQAMVQFHRHHGQEGSILVTKVEEPSKYGVVVCEADTGRIHRFVEKPQVFVSNKINAGMYILSPAVLRRIQDPSARIGQNCSIGPNVSLGPGVVVEDGVCIRRCTVLRDARIRSHSWLESCIVGWRCRVGQWVRMENVTVLGEDVIVNDELYLNGASVLPHKSIGESVPEPRIIM from the exons ATGAAGGCACTGATCTTAGTGGGGGGCTATGGGACGCGGCTACGGCCGCTGACGCTGAGCACCCCAAAGCCACTGGTGGACTTCTGCAATAAGCCCATCTTGCTGCACCAAGTGGAGGCGCTAGCCGCG GCAGGCGTGGACCACGTGATCCTGGCCGTGAGCTACATGTCGCAggtgctggagaaggaaatgaaggcacaGGAGCAGAGG CTGGGAATCCGAATCTCCATGTCCCATGAAGAGGAGCCTTTGGGGACAG ctGGGCCCCTGGCGCTGGCCCGTGACCTACTCTCTGAGACTGCAGACCCTTTCTTCGTCCTCAACAGTGACGTGATCTGCGATTTCCCCTTCCAAGCCATGGTGCAGTTCCACCGGCACCATGGCCAGGAGGGCTCCATCCTG GTGACCAAGGTGGAGGAACCCTCCAAGtacggtgtggtggtgtgtgaggCTGACACAGGCCGCATTCACCGGTTCGTGGAGAAGCCGCAGGTGTTTGTGTCCAATAAGATCAACGCAGGCATGTACATCCTGAGCCCTGCGGTGCTGCGGCGCATCCAG GACCCAAGTGCCCGCATCGGCCAGAACTGCAGCATTGGCCCCAATGTGAGCCTGGGACCTGGCGTGGTGGTCGAAGATGGTGTGTGTATCCGGCGGTGCACGGTGCTGCGGGACGCCCGGATCCGTTCCCATTCCTGGCTTGAGTCCTGCATTGTGGGCTGGCGCTGCCGCGTGGGTCAGTGG GTACGCATGGAGAATGTGACAGTGCTGGGTGAGGACGTCATAGTTAATGATGAGCTCTACCTCAACGGAGCCAGCGTGCTGCCCCACAAGTCTATTGGCGAGTCAGTGCCAGAGCCTCGTATCATCATGTGA
- the GMPPB gene encoding mannose-1-phosphate guanyltransferase beta isoform X2 codes for MKALILVGGYGTRLRPLTLSTPKPLVDFCNKPILLHQVEALAAAGVDHVILAVSYMSQVLEKEMKAQEQRLGIRISMSHEEEPLGTAGPLALARDLLSETADPFFVLNSDVICDFPFQAMVQFHRHHGQEGSILVTKVEEPSKYGVVVCEADTGRIHRFVEKPQVFVSNKINAGMYILSPAVLRRIQLQPTSIEKEVFPIMAKEGQLYAMELQGFWMDIGQPKDFLTGMCLFLQSLRQKQPERLCSGPGIVGNVLVDPSARIGQNCSIGPNVSLGPGVVVEDGVCIRRCTVLRDARIRSHSWLESCIVGWRCRVGQWVRMENVTVLGEDVIVNDELYLNGASVLPHKSIGESVPEPRIIM; via the exons ATGAAGGCACTGATCTTAGTGGGGGGCTATGGGACGCGGCTACGGCCGCTGACGCTGAGCACCCCAAAGCCACTGGTGGACTTCTGCAATAAGCCCATCTTGCTGCACCAAGTGGAGGCGCTAGCCGCG GCAGGCGTGGACCACGTGATCCTGGCCGTGAGCTACATGTCGCAggtgctggagaaggaaatgaaggcacaGGAGCAGAGG CTGGGAATCCGAATCTCCATGTCCCATGAAGAGGAGCCTTTGGGGACAG ctGGGCCCCTGGCGCTGGCCCGTGACCTACTCTCTGAGACTGCAGACCCTTTCTTCGTCCTCAACAGTGACGTGATCTGCGATTTCCCCTTCCAAGCCATGGTGCAGTTCCACCGGCACCATGGCCAGGAGGGCTCCATCCTG GTGACCAAGGTGGAGGAACCCTCCAAGtacggtgtggtggtgtgtgaggCTGACACAGGCCGCATTCACCGGTTCGTGGAGAAGCCGCAGGTGTTTGTGTCCAATAAGATCAACGCAGGCATGTACATCCTGAGCCCTGCGGTGCTGCGGCGCATCCAG CTGCAGCCTACGTCCATTGAGAAGGAGGTCTTCCCCATTATGGCCAAGGAGGGGCAGCTATATGCCATGGAGTTGCAGG GCTTCTGGATGGACATTGGGCAGCCCAAGGACTTCCTCACTGGCATGTGCCTCTTCCTGCAGTCACTGAGGCAGAAGCAGCCTGAGCGGCTGTGCTCAGGCCCTGGCATTGTGGGCAACGTGCTGGTG GACCCAAGTGCCCGCATCGGCCAGAACTGCAGCATTGGCCCCAATGTGAGCCTGGGACCTGGCGTGGTGGTCGAAGATGGTGTGTGTATCCGGCGGTGCACGGTGCTGCGGGACGCCCGGATCCGTTCCCATTCCTGGCTTGAGTCCTGCATTGTGGGCTGGCGCTGCCGCGTGGGTCAGTGG GTACGCATGGAGAATGTGACAGTGCTGGGTGAGGACGTCATAGTTAATGATGAGCTCTACCTCAACGGAGCCAGCGTGCTGCCCCACAAGTCTATTGGCGAGTCAGTGCCAGAGCCTCGTATCATCATGTGA
- the IP6K1 gene encoding inositol hexakisphosphate kinase 1 isoform X1, producing the protein MLDGNSGLSSEKISHNPWSLRCHKQQLSRMRSESKDRKLYKFLLLENVVHHFKYPCVLDLKMGTRQHGDDASAEKAARQMRKCEQSTSATLGVRVCGMQVYQLDTGHYLCRNKYYGRGLSIEGFHNALYQYLHNGLDLRRDLFEPILSKLRGLKAVLERQASYRFYSSSLLVIYDGKECRAESCLDRRSEMRLKHLDMVLPEVASSCGPSTSPSNTSPEAGLSSQPKVDVRMIDFAHSTFKGFRDDPTVHDGPDRGYVFGLENLISIMEQMRDENQ; encoded by the exons ATGCTAGATGGCAACAGTGGCTTGAGTTCTGAGAAGATCAGCCACAACCCCTGGAGCCTGCGTTGTCACAAGCAGCAGCTGAGCCGCATGCGCTCCGAGTCCAAGGACCGAAAGCTCTACA AGTTCCTCCTGCTTGAGAACGTGGTGCACCACTTCAAGTACCCCTGCGTGTTGGACCTGAAGATGGGCACGCGGCAGCATGGCGATGACGCGTCAGCTGAGAAGGCAGCCCGACAGATGCGGAAATGCGAGCAGAGCACATCAGCCACATTGGGCGTCAGGGTCTGCGGCATGCAG GTGTACCAGCTGGACACAGGGCATTACCTCTGCAGGAACAAGTACTATGGCCGTGGGCTCTCCATTGAAGGCTTCCACAATGCCCTCTATCAATATCTGCACAACGGCCTGGACCTGCGACGTGACCTGTTTGAGCCTATCCTGAGCAAACTGCGGGGCCTGAAAGCTGTGCTGGAGCGGCAGGCCTCTTACCGCTTCTACTCCAGTTCCCTGCTTGTCATCTATGATGGCAAGGAGTGCCGGGCTGAGTCCTGCCTGGACCGCCGGTCTGAGATGCGTCTCAAGCACCTGGACATGGTGCTCCCTGAGGTGGCGTCATCCTGTGGCCCCAGCACCAGCCCCAGCAACACCAGCCCCGAGGCGGGTCTCTCGTCTCAGCCCAAGGTGGATGTCCGCATGATTGACTTTGCACACAGCACATTCAAGGGCTTCCGGGATGACCCCACCGTGCATGATGGGCCGGACAGAGGCTACGTGTTTGGCCTGGAGAACCTCATCAGCATCATGGAACAGATGCGGGACGAGAACCAGTAG
- the GMPPB gene encoding mannose-1-phosphate guanyltransferase beta isoform X1 produces the protein MKALILVGGYGTRLRPLTLSTPKPLVDFCNKPILLHQVEALAAAGVDHVILAVSYMSQVLEKEMKAQEQRLGIRISMSHEEEPLGTAGPLALARDLLSETADPFFVLNSDVICDFPFQAMVQFHRHHGQEGSILVTKVEEPSKYGVVVCEADTGRIHRFVEKPQVFVSNKINAGMYILSPAVLRRIQLQPTSIEKEVFPIMAKEGQLYAMELQGFWMDIGQPKDFLTGMCLFLQSLRQKQPERLCSGPGIVGNVLVDPSARIGQNCSIGPNVSLGPGVVVEDGVCIRRCTVLRDARIRSHSWLESCIVGWRCRVGQWVSLWAGPRGERGGECACLPDKAYPLLEVRMENVTVLGEDVIVNDELYLNGASVLPHKSIGESVPEPRIIM, from the exons ATGAAGGCACTGATCTTAGTGGGGGGCTATGGGACGCGGCTACGGCCGCTGACGCTGAGCACCCCAAAGCCACTGGTGGACTTCTGCAATAAGCCCATCTTGCTGCACCAAGTGGAGGCGCTAGCCGCG GCAGGCGTGGACCACGTGATCCTGGCCGTGAGCTACATGTCGCAggtgctggagaaggaaatgaaggcacaGGAGCAGAGG CTGGGAATCCGAATCTCCATGTCCCATGAAGAGGAGCCTTTGGGGACAG ctGGGCCCCTGGCGCTGGCCCGTGACCTACTCTCTGAGACTGCAGACCCTTTCTTCGTCCTCAACAGTGACGTGATCTGCGATTTCCCCTTCCAAGCCATGGTGCAGTTCCACCGGCACCATGGCCAGGAGGGCTCCATCCTG GTGACCAAGGTGGAGGAACCCTCCAAGtacggtgtggtggtgtgtgaggCTGACACAGGCCGCATTCACCGGTTCGTGGAGAAGCCGCAGGTGTTTGTGTCCAATAAGATCAACGCAGGCATGTACATCCTGAGCCCTGCGGTGCTGCGGCGCATCCAG CTGCAGCCTACGTCCATTGAGAAGGAGGTCTTCCCCATTATGGCCAAGGAGGGGCAGCTATATGCCATGGAGTTGCAGG GCTTCTGGATGGACATTGGGCAGCCCAAGGACTTCCTCACTGGCATGTGCCTCTTCCTGCAGTCACTGAGGCAGAAGCAGCCTGAGCGGCTGTGCTCAGGCCCTGGCATTGTGGGCAACGTGCTGGTG GACCCAAGTGCCCGCATCGGCCAGAACTGCAGCATTGGCCCCAATGTGAGCCTGGGACCTGGCGTGGTGGTCGAAGATGGTGTGTGTATCCGGCGGTGCACGGTGCTGCGGGACGCCCGGATCCGTTCCCATTCCTGGCTTGAGTCCTGCATTGTGGGCTGGCGCTGCCGCGTGGGTCAGTGGGTAAGCCTGTGGGCTGGGCCGCGTGGGGAGAGGGGCGGGGAGTGTGCCTGCCTCCCTGACAAGGCCTATCCTCTCCTGGAGGTACGCATGGAGAATGTGACAGTGCTGGGTGAGGACGTCATAGTTAATGATGAGCTCTACCTCAACGGAGCCAGCGTGCTGCCCCACAAGTCTATTGGCGAGTCAGTGCCAGAGCCTCGTATCATCATGTGA